From the genome of Acidaminococcus sp.:
AACTGATTTATGAGGGCGAGTTTGATGATATCGACATGGCAATGCAGATTCATTCCCGCAAGAATACGCCGGAACCGACCGTTGCTATCGGTTCAAGCAGCAACGGATTTATTGGCAAGACGATTCAGTATATCGGAAAAGCGGCTCACGCGGCGGATGCTCCGGATCAAGGCATCAATGCATTGAACGCGGCTATGCTCGGAATCATGGGAATCAACTCCCTGCGTGAAACCTTCCGTGATGATGATCATATCCGGGTACATCCCATCATTACCAAGGGTGGGGACCTCGTCAACAATGTACCGGATGACGTACGGATTGAAACGTACGTCAGAGGTGCTACGATGGAAGCCATCGACAGAACACACAAAAAGGTTGATGCTGCACTTAGAGCCGGCGGCATGGCTATCGGGGCGCAGGTTAAAATTGATACACTGCCTGGTCAGCTGCCGCTGATCTGCAACCCTACATTGAATGACCTTTTTGCAGAAAACGCTAAAACAGCGATGCCGGATGTGAAAATTATCGATGCCGGCCATTTCAGTGCTTCTACGGATATGGGAGATGTTTCCCATCTGATGCCGGCCATCCATCCTTTTATCGGCGGTACGGACGGTCTGCTTCACGGGGCCGATTTTAAAGTGGTAAACTTCAAGGCAGCGGCACTGCTTCCGGGGAAAGCTTTTGCCGGTATGATCATCGACCTGCTCAGTGATAACGCGGCTAAAGCAAAAGCGCTGCTGAAGGATTACAAACCAGCTTTGACAAAGGAAGAATATATCGCGAAATTAGATAGCTACTTTAGTGACAAGTGAGGGGGAAGAAAAAATGAAAAACATCAAACTGCATGTGATTGTAGCCATTATGATTGCCATTGCAGAACTGATCGGGGTCAAGTCCTTCCAGGTCGGACCGGGCAAAGTCGTACTGCTGCCGATGCTGTACGCATTAATCCTGGGTGTCCTGACTACTCCGAGCTTCCTGAAAATTACGAAGCAGAAAGACATGGAAGACGCCGGTTCCCTGATTGGGCTTACGCTGATGCTGCTGATGGCGCGTTATGGTACTCTGGTCGGGCCGACGCTGCCGAAAATCATCAGTTCCAGCCCTGCTCTGATTCTGCAGGAATTTGGTAACCTTGGTACCTGCCTTTTGGGCGTGCCGCTGGCCGTGGCTCTTGGCCTGAAACGCGAGACCATCGGCGCGGCTCACTCAGTGGCCCGTGAACCGAACGTTGCACTTATTGGTGAACGCTATGGGCTTGATAGCCCTGAAGGCCGCGGCGTTATGGGCGTTTATATTTCCGGTACTGTATTCGGTACCATCTTTGTCGGACTGATGGCAAGCTTCCTTGCAGGCCTTGGTATTTTTCATCCGTACGCACTGGCTATGGCTGCCGGCGTCGGCAGTGCCAGTATGATGACGGCTGCTGTCGGGTCTCTTTCCGTAATTTATCCTGAAATGACGGATCAACTGGCTGCTTTTGGTGCTGCAAGTAACATGCTCTCCGGACTGGACGGGATATACATGTCCATCTGGCTGGCTTTGCCGCTGACGGAATTCCTGTATAAGAAATGCTGCATCCTGAAATATGGTCATGTACTGACGAAGGAGGAGGAACAAGAATGAAAGAATATAACTTAGCTGAGACTTTTGTAATCCTTCTTTTGATGGGCGCGCTGTCCATGATCAGTAATACCATGTCTTCCCATGTGGGAATCCTGGAAGCCATTCCCGGGATGCTGATTCTGATTGCAATCTGCATGGCAGGAATTGCCCTCGGTAAATATATGCCGGGTCATATTCCTGGTGTAGCCTACGTAGTAACGCTGGGCTGCATTTTGACGTGCCCCGGATTCCCCGGTGCTGATATCATTAACTTCTATATGAAGAAAGTCGGGTTCGTTGCTCTTTGCACGGTCATCCTGGCTTATGCCGGTGTTTCCATCGGTAAAGATATGGATGCTTTCAGACACACGGGCTGGAGAATCATGATTTTGAGCTGCGTCATTTTCATGGGTACTTATCTTGGTTCTGCTATTATTGCTCAGGTCATCCTGAAGGCAATCGGACAAATTTAATGTAGTAATAAGAAAGAGGCCGTGAAACATGAAAATTCGTGTTTCACGGCCTCTTTTAGTATAGATAGTGAAAAATAAAAGCGCCTTTATACAGCATTTAGTTTCGTCAGCAGCGGTGTGGCAGGGCTTTTGATCCAAATGAAATAATAAAAACCTGAAATTTAGAGATAACCTAAACTTCAGGTTTTATTTTTATAAGTTCGTTGAAAAATGCTTTAGTCATTTTTCTTCTATGGGCGGACTGCGGAAAGCGTGAAAAAGGGGCTGCGAAATAATGCATACGCATTATTCACAGCCCCTTTTTCAGGGTGAGTGACCAGGATGGTGATTATTTTTGTTTTTTCTTTTCTTCCTTGACTTTATCAAGGTATTCACTGATGATGCGGACTGCGCAGTAGTCACCGCACATAGAGCAATATTCATCAGTACTCTTATTTTTGGCTTTGCGGAATTCCGTTGCTTTAACCGGGTCGATAGCAAGTTTCAGCTGTGCATCCCAATCCAGCTTCTTGCGGGCGCGGGCCATAGCGAGATCCTGGGCAACGGCGGAAGGCAGTCCCTTTGCCACATCGGCAGCGTGGCCTGCGATGCGGGCAGCAATAACACCTTCGCGGACATCGTTGATGTCAGGCAGTCCCAGGTGTTCGGCCGGCGTTACATAGCAGAGGAAGTCAGCACCGTTTACGGCAGCGAGCGTACCGCCGATAGCGGAGGTAATGTGGTCATAGCCCGGAGCAATATCCGTCACAAGAGGCCCGAGGACATAGAACGGAGCACCGTGGCAGAGACGCTTTTCAAGCTGCATATTAGTTGCGATTTGGTTGTAAGGTACGTGCCCCGGACCTTCTACCATGACCTGTACGCCTCTCTTCCAGGCACGCTGGGTGAGGGAACCGAGGTTAATCAGTTCTGTAATCTGGGTACGGTCCGTAGCATCGGCGAGGCAGCCCGGACGGCAGCCGTCACCCAGACTGATGGTTACATCGTAGCGGGCGCAAATATCAAGAATTTCATCGAAATATTCGTAGAAGGGGTTTTCCTTGCCGTTTGCCAGCATCCAGCCGGAGAGGAAGGAGCCGCCGCGGCTGACGATATCCATTTCACGGCCTTCATCAATCAAGGTCTTCAGGGCCTGACGTGTAATGCCGCAGTGCATGGTCATGAAGTCAGCACCATCTTTAGCCTGTTCTTCGATGACTTGGAAAATATCATCCTTGGTCATGTCCGTAACTTTGCCATGAGCCTTGATGGCAGCTACGGTTGCCTGATAAATAGGAACAGTGCCGACCATAACGGTGGAGTTCTTAATGATGGCGCGGCGGGAAGCATCGATGTTGTTCCCCGTGGAAAGATCCATAACCGCGTCTGCTCCGGCGTCGATGGCCGCCTTTAATTTTTTCAATTCAGGTTCCGGATCAGGGAAGGCAGAAGAAGTACCAATGTTGGCGTTGACCTTCGTGGACAGGCCTTCACCGACACCGCGCGGTACCAGATTCGTGTGATTGATGTTTGCGCAAATGGCAACAGTGCCTTTGGCAACTCTCTCACGGATGACTTCAGGATCCAGATTTTCCTGACGGGCTACTTCAGCCATGGCGTCAGTAATCTTGCCGTCGAGGGCGGCTTGACGTTGTGTTTGCATATTGCTTTTCCTCCTTAATAAAAAGGAGCTGCTTTTCATTGTAGAAAAGCAGCTCCCAAGCATAAACACACCTGTGAAACACTTTCCTACGTCGGTATTACCCGCGTCAGGTACAAAGGGTCGGCCTCTCGGGCCTCTCAGCAAAAGCACCCCCAGTGCTCGTTTCCTATTCTAGCAGGCATGGCGTGAATTTGCAACACTATATAGCAGCGTAAAGTCGTGTATATTCAGGAGAAAATATCTCGTTTCTAATAATAAAAACAATTTAATGCAGGTGTAAAACGTTTTGTAAAAAAATATATAGAAATTAAGAAGATTATGTGACATTTTCTGGAATTCGGTAAATTGTCGTGAAATAGGAAAAAATTCATTTGTTATTATGATAAATTTGTTATATACTATAGGAGATTAGGGAGACTGTAGATGACGAAATCGTTCGTCATTCATAGTCATTTATCTAAGAAAGAGGGGCTTTGAACAATGTCTAAAAAGCAAATGAAGACGATGGATGGTAACACCGCCGCTGCGTATACTTCCTACGCATTCAGTGATGTTGCAGCAATCTATCCTATCACTCCTTCTTCCCCGATGGCAGAAGTCAGTGATGAATGGGCTTCCCATGGTAAGAAAAACATCTTTGGGCGTCCTGTAAAGATCATGGAAATGCAGTCCGAAGCTGGTGCTTCCGGTGCTGTACACGGCTCCCTGGCCGCTGGCGCACTGACCACCACTTATACTGCTTCTCAGGGCCTGCTGCTGATGATCCCGAACATGTACAAGATCGCCGGCGAACTGCTTCCTGGCGTATTCGATGTAGCTGCTCGTGCTCTGGCAACCAGCTCCCTGAACATTTTCGGTGACCACAGTGACGTTATGGCTTGCCGTCAGACCGGCTTCGCTATGCTCTGCGAAAGCGGCGTACAGGAAGTTATGGATTTGACTGCTGTTGCCCATCTGTCCGCTATCAAAGGCCATGTTCCTTTCCTGAACTTCTTTGATGGTTTCCGTACTTCTCATGAAATTCAGAAGATTGAACTTCTGGACTATGATGATCTGGCAAAACTGGTTGATTACGATGAACTCGAAAAGTTCCGTAAGCATGCTCTGAACCCGGATAACCCTGTTATTCGCGGTACCGCTCAGAACCCGGACATTTACTTCCAGACTCGTGAAGCTGTAAACAAATACTATGATGCACTGCCTGATATCGTTGCTGACTACATGGATAAGATCAGCAAGCTGACCGGCCGTGACTATAAGCTCTTCAACTACACTGGTGCTCCTGATGCTGAAAACGTTATCGTTATGATGGGCAGCGGCACTCAGACTGCTGAAGAAGTTGCCAAGATCCTGTGCGCACAGGGCGAAAAGGTTGGTGTCCTGAACGTTCACCTCTTCCGTCCGTTCTCCCTGAAGTACTTCATGGCTGCTATGCCTAAGACTGTTAAGAGAATTGCTGTTCTCGACAGAACGAAGGAAGCTGGCTCCGAAGGCGAACCTCTGTACCTGGATGTTCGCAGCGCTTACTACACTGCAGATGAAAAACCGATGATTATCGGCGGCCGTTACGGCTTAGGTTCCAAGGAATTCTATCCTGGCGATGCACTGGCTGTATTCGACAACCTGAAAGCTGCTGAACCGAAACCTCGCTTCACCGTTGGTATTACCGATGATGTTACCAACCTTTCCCTGCCGAAGGAAAAGACTCTGGACATCACCCCGAAGGGCACCACGAGCTGCATGTTCTGGGGCCTGGGCTCCGATGGTACCGTTGGTGCTAACAAGAGCGCTATCAAGATTATCGGTGATAAGACTGATATGTACGCTCAGGGCTACTTCGCTTATGACTCCAAGAAGTCCGGCGGCGTAACCATTTCCCACCTGCGTTTCGGACCGGAACCGATTCATATGCCGTTCCTCATCAACTTCGCTGACTATGTAGCTGTACATAACGCTTCTTATGTACGTCGTTACAACGTAGCTAACGGCCTGAAGGAAGGCGGCACCTTCCTGCTGAACTGCCCGTGGAGCGATGCAGAACTCGATAAGGAACTGCCGGGACAACTGAAACGTTATCTGGCTACCAAGAAGATTAACTTCTACACCATTGATGCTGTTAAGATTGCTGCAGGCATTGGCCTGGGCGGCCGCATCAACATGATTATGCAGTCCGCATTCTTCAAGCTGACTGAAATCATCCCTGTAGATGACGCTATCAAATATCTGAAGGAATCCATTGTTAAGTCCTATGGTAAGAAGGGCCAGAACGTTGTTGATATGAACAACAAGGCCGTTGACGAAGGTGTCAATGCTATCCATAAGGTTGAAATCCCTGCTTCCTGGGCTACGGCTGAGGACGAAGTTCTCTATCCGAAGACTGGCAATGACTGGGTTGATGAAGTAATGGTTCCGATGAACGAACAGGAAGGCGCAAAGCTGCCGATCAGCAAACTGATGGGTCAGGTAGATGGTACGTTCCCGTCCGGCACCGCTGCTTACGAAAAACGTGGTATTGCTATCAACGTTCCTGAATGGAACATTGACAAGTGCATCCAGTGCAACCAGTGCGCTATTATGTGTCCGCATGCCGCTATTCGTCCTGTTCTGCTGAGCGATGAAGAAGCTAAGGCTGCTCCTGCTGAACTGAAGACCAAACCGGCTACCGGCGCTAAGGGCCTGAACTTCCGCATTATGGTTTCCCCGATGGACTGCCAAGGCTGCAGCAACTGCGTTGATGCTTGCCCTGTAAAGGCCCTCGAAATGAAACCGTTTGCTACTCAGGAACATCTGAGAGACGCTTGGGATTATGCTCAGAAGAACGTAACTCCGAAAGTCAACCCGATGAACAAGTTCAGCGTAAAGGGTTCTCAGTTCGAACAACCGCTGCTCGAGTTCTCCGGCGCATGCGCAGGCTGCGGCGAAACTCCGTATGCTAAACTGGTAACCCAGCTGTTTGGTGATCGCATGATGGTTGCTAACGCAACGGGCTGCTCCTCCATTTGGGGTGCATCTGCTCCTTCCATGCCGTACACCAAGAACCACAAGGGTCATGGTCCTGCTTGGGCTAACTCCCTGTTCGAAGATAACGCTGAATATGGCTTAGGCATGTACCTCGGCGTTAAGGCTTGCCGCGATCGTCTGGCTGGTCTGATGGAAGCTGCTAAGGACAACTGCTCTGCAGATCTGAAGGCTGCTATGGAAGATTGGCTGGCTCATCAGGAAGATGGCGACGGCTCTCGTGAACGCGCTGATAAGCTGGTTGCTCTCCTCGAAGCTGAAAAGGCTGGTAAGCCTGAACTGGAAGAAATTTACGATGCAAAGCAATTCTTCGTAAAACGTTCTCAGTGGATCTTCGGTGGCGATGGCTGGTCCTATGATATCGGTTACGGCGGATTGGATCACGTCCTGGCTTCCGGTGACGATGTCAACGTAATGGTATTCGATACCGAAGTTTACTCCAACACCGGCGGACAGTCCTCTAAGTCCACTCCTGAAGCTGCTGTAGCTAAGTTCGCTGCCAGCGGTAAGAGAACCAAGAAGAAGGATCTGGGCATGATGGCTATGAGCTATGGTTATGTATATGTAGCTCAAATCAACCTGGGTGCAGATAAGAACCAGGCTCTGAAGGCTCTGAAGGAAGCTGAAGCTTACCATGGTCCTTCCCTGATCATCTGCTATTCTCCTTGCATCAACCACGGTATCAAACGCGGCATGCAGCACTCCTTCCTGGAAGCTAAGGCTGCCGTTGAATGCGGTTACTGGTCTTGCTACCGTTACAACCCTGAACTGAAGGCTGTTGGCAAGAAGAGCTTCTTCCTGGATTCCACGAAGACTCCGAAGTTCGATACTTTCGAAGACTTCCTGAAGGGCGAAGTTCGTTACGCTTCTCTGGCAAAATCCTTCCCGGATATTGCAGAAGAACTGTATGCTAAGACCAAGAAAGATGCTGAAGAACGTCTGGCTGGCTATGTAAAGCTGGATGCTGAATAAGCTTCTTTGAATCGGTAATTCGGTTCTCAAAGGGGCTGTCGCAAGTGACCGATTTTTAATCCCTGAAATAACTTGCTAAAGGCCCCAATTTGCCTTACTTTTTAGTTGAATATGTTTTGAGATGAAAAAAGGGCGCACGAAATTAAGCAACCCTAAGTTGCTTTTTTCGAGCGCTCTTTTTGTAGGTTCTTTTAGGCCTCTTTTTTCAGCGGATATAAGTGCAAATCCTCTTTGCCGTCTTGAACTTTGTGATGAACCTTCAGGACATTCCGTGCCATGGCACATATTCCCACTGTTACCAGGGCATTTCCTTTGCCTCGGGTTTCTAGTCTTCTGACGTTTAATGAATCCTTGAGATCCGCAAAGGCTCCTTCTGCCTGTATACTGCGGTTCATCCTCAGTTCCTTACCATATTCGGAAGTAATGTTCTTCAGGGATTCTGCCCTCAATGCAGCAAAATTCTTCGAGACCACTAATTTCTTGTTTCTTTTCTCCATGGGTGTCCTGCAATTGTTCCCATGGATGCACTGTTCCTTGTAGGGACAACCGCTGCAGTCCTTACATTCGTAATATGTTTTCTCTGACACATATCCTGACCGGTTCTTTACCTGGGTTACTTTGCTGACTTTCAGCAGTCTCCTACCTTTACAGATATACATGTCTTGCTCAGGCAAATATGTCATGTTTTCTGCTTTGCCGATGTCGTTCTTATACTTTTTCCTCTTGCTTCTTTCATAATTGTTAGGCTTGATATATGAAGTATACTGATTCTTCTTCAGCCAGACCAAGTTCTCTTCGCTTTCATAGCCTGCATCGGCTACAATGTTTGCAAATTTCTGACCGAAGTGGGCTTCAAATCCTTCAAGAAAAGGAATGAGTGTCCGCATATCTGTGGGATGCGCACTCACATCTGCAAACAAGGTAAAACCGGAATTGTTTGCATATTGGACATTGTATCCCGGCTTTAAGGTGCCATTAAGCATGGCGTCTTCTTTCATCCTCATAAAGGTAGCATCCGGGTCTGTTTTGGCAAAGCTGTTCCGTTCCCCACAGATATGAAGCTGCTTCGTATACACCTTAAGGCGTTTGAGATAGTTAGCTAAAATCTCATAGTACTTCTGTAGGATGGTCTTTCTTTTCCCACATCCGTGAACAAACTCGATTCCCTCAGCCCGCTTTATGACAAGCAGTTTTTTTAGGAGCTTCTTTAAATGACGGATGTGGAAAGTGTTTCCGTAACAGACCTTGATCCCGAAACGTTCCTCGATTTCGGGAACCAGTTGCTCCAGTTTCTCTATGAGTTTGTTCTGGCTGCCTAAGATTCTGTTTTTCCAAACAAATTTGTATTTGTTTGCCACAGATTCAATTTTTGTCCCATCGATGAACAGGCTATCCAGCGTGATGAACCCGCGAGCCAGCAGCCATTTATCCATCTGAATCATGAGCTCCTTGATACATGGTTTTAGATGGAGGGAACAAAATCTTGCAATGGTTGCATTATCCGGAGCTTTTTTCCCATCTAAGAGGAACATGAAATGAGTGTCTCTTTTACAGGATTGCTCTATCTTACGCGAACCACGAATTCCTTCCATACATGCATAAATGACGATTTCCAGCAGCTGAATTGGTGACGTTAATTTATTCTCGACATGAGAATACGTGTCATACAATGCCTTTACATCCATCCCTTCTACCATGGCACGCACCAAGCGAACAGGATCGTCATTAGGGATTTGTACTTCAAAATTTAGAGGAAGAAAAAGTTGATAAGAACTGCCAATTTTTGTATAATCCTTTTGTGTAGGTTTGTTTTTTTGCATATTTAAATTCTACACCAAGGCGCGGTCTCATTCAATGAGGCCGCGCCTTGCTTTTACCTTGTTTTTGATACAAAAGGGGCCGTCGCAAAATGCGACAGCCCCTTTTTTAATTAAGGCAAACCGACGAAGGAGGTTTGCGATTCCACTGCCACCTCCTTCCACGAAGTCGGAAGGAGGATGGACCACGAAGTGGTGGAGGAAAGTTATTTGGTAAGCCAAGCGGAGTGCTTGGCTATCCTAGAAACCGACGAAGGAGGTTTGCGATTCCACTGTCACCTCCTTCCACGAAGTCGGAAGGAGGATGGACCACGAAGTGGTGGAGGAAAGCTTCTTTTTTCTTTTAAAACCACTTTGCGGCTTCGAAGAGGGGAACCCCATGCTGTGAAAGTAATGTATCTTATTTTCTTCTTAGATTTGGCTTCGTAGCTGCGTATTTGCCCCTTAGAATGCAGATACACGTTCTTATGAAGTTTGTCTTGTCTGCCGTTGAAAATCCATTGTAAAAAAGAATATGCGGATTAAAAAAGAGCTCTCCGTCCTGAGTCGGAGAGCTCTTTTTCGTTTCAATAAAACATAATAATACAGAAAATCCTGATTCTTAACTTCACTAAACACCAAATTGTGAAATTATTTTTAAAAGGCTTGAATCTTCAACCCTTTAGATTTACAATGAATTTATAAATTTTACGAAATTTTTACATTTAATTTATCTTTTGTTTAAATTAATAAACGTAGCTAAATTGGAATTGCCAATATGAGAAAGGGCGGGGAAGAATCATGAATAAAACTCAGAATGCAATTCCTTACGTCACTCTTTCTGAGGCAGATGTCTATGGAAAGGGAAGTCATAAGAAATGCTACTTGATGCCTGACAGGAGCGAGCTTTGCGTCAAGCTTCCTTACAACGATGGCGGCGTCAAGGATCTTGGCAGGGAAATCCGTTATATTCATGTAATGCAGCACCAGCACAAGGAATCATCGCTGCTGCCTAAGTACTATGGCGCTATTCAGACAAATTATGGGGAAGGCCATGTGTACGAAAGGATTACCAACGCTGATGGAAGCGAATGCCGTACGCTGGCTGAAGTGCTGACGGACTTGAAATTACTTGAAAAGTATTTTAAAGGTATCGTAGTACTGCTGCGCAAGATGCATGATGAACTGCTGCAGAAGAGAATCATCACGATGGGATTGTACCCGGAAAATGTTCTTTTTCAGGAAATGGGGGATGGTTCGTATCGCATCCGTCTTGTGAATGATATGGGCAGCAAGACGCTGATTCCTCTCGAGTATTTCTCAGAACATTTTGCTCATCGCCGTGTGGTAGAACGCTGGAAGGAATTCTTACATACCATTGTGAGAAAATACCCTTCTGCCATGGCAGAAAAACTTGTCAAAGAGATTGCATAATCAAATACTTTTAGCGTTAGATAGATGCTCCTTTGCATTCAGCAGGAAGCATCTATTTTGTATTTATAAAATTATCAGAATGAAGAACGTTTTTATTGCGATGCTCTCTATTCTGATAGTTTTTTTATTATGCTCTTTATTATAACAGTTTTCTTTTCCTTTGAATGATATTGAGTCGCTTTTTATCTTTCAATTTTTCTATCATTTGTCTGGAACACTTTTGGATTTTTTAGATTTCACCTGCATTTGCTTATGTGAACAATGCAAAATACCCTCTTCACCGGTTTGCCCAGTGAGGAGGGTATCTTTTGTATTCTTTTATTCCTTAACGATGTCAGTCTCCAACATTAGGAAGCGGACCACCCTGATTCTTTCTCTGCCACAGATAGCAGATAACCAGAATCACAACACCAGCGATATCGGTAACGGTACCAGGAATAATCAGGCACAGGCCGCCAATGAAGAATACAATTCTTTGAATGGCATTCAGCGGATGTTCACAGAACCCGATCATAGCAAGGGACAAGCCCCACATACCGATGATAGCGGTCACCATGGCAAGGATAATGGTCGGCGCCGTAGCGTTGATCATAAGCAGCTGAGGTGCCAGTACGAAAATGTATGGTACGACGAAAGCTGCAATAGCAAGCTTGGCAGCCGTGACACCGGTCTTCATCGGGTCGGAACCTGCGATACCGGAACCAGCATACGCAGCCAGCGCAACTGGCGGGGTTACGTCGGCAACGATGCCGAAGTAGAAAGCAAACATGTGGGCGGCAAGTACCGGCACATGCATCTGAATCAGAGCAGGCGCTGCAATAGTGGACGTAATGACGTAGTTAGCCGTTGTAGGAACGCCCATACCGAGAATCAGGGAAGTGATCATCGTAAAGAACATCGCCGGAATCAACTGGCCATGTGCCAGGTCAAGCAGAGCCGTGGCAAGCTTCAGACCAACACCGGTCTTGGTCACAACACCGATAATGATGCCGGCAGAAGCGCAGGCAATCAGAACGCCCAGTACGGACTGGGAACCATTGATCAAGCCGTCAACAAACTGACGGAAGGTGATGCGCGTATTTTTTCTCAGGCAGGCGCAGACAATCGTAAGGCCGATAGCATAGAGAGCAGCACGCATTGGCGTATAACCGGTAACAAGCAGATATACGATAACGATAAGAGGAATAGCCAGATGGCCTTTTTCCTTCAGCAGAGGACCAATTTTCGGTAATTCTTCACGCGGAGTTCCTTTCAGGCCATATTTTTTGGCCTCATAGTGAACGCTCAGCCAGATGCCGGTGTAGTAGAGGATAGCCGGAATAACAGCTGCTTTAACTACATCAATGTAAGGTACACCCACAAATTCTGCCATCAGGAAAGCTGCAGCACCCATGACAGGAGGCATCAGCTGACCGCCGGTAGAAGCGGCAGCTTCTACAGCTCCGGCAAAGGAAGGACGGTAACCTAACTTCTTCATCATAGGAATGGTGAAGGAACCGGTACCGGCAACGTTTGCTACAGAAGAACCGGAAACCGTGCCCATCAGGCCGGAAGAAAGTACGGCAACTTTTGCAGGACCGCCGACTGCCCAGCCCGCAATGGCGTTTGCCAGGTCAATAAAGAATTTGCCGAGGCCCGTTGCGTCAAGGTATGCACCAAACAGGATGAAGAGGTAAATGAAGGTGGACGATACGCCCATCGGTACCCCGAAGATTCCTTCGGTTGTGAAATACAGGTGACCGACAAGTTCATCGAACCCAACGCCTCTGTGCGCCAGTACGCCCGGCATATATGGCCCCAGAAAGGCGTAGGCCAAAAAGACCAGTGCGACAGTCAGCATCGGCCAGCCAACGGTGCGGCGGGTAGCTTCAAAGACGAGCAGGATACCAATAATACCCACAATAATATCCGTCTGTGTGTTCATACCGGCACGCGTAACAAGTTCCTTATAGTTAACGACCAGGTACATTGTCGCTCCGACAGAGAGTATTGCCAGGATTACATCCAGGGGATTCATCTTCTTGCGGGACCAGGATTTTCTGGCAGGGTACAATAAATAAATTAATGCAAGGCCGAAGCAAAGGTGGATGGCACGCTGCAAATGAGCGTCCAATACACCAAAGATGGCCGTATAAAGCTGGAAGACAGCGAAGAGGATACTTATGGCAGCAATAATATAATGCCACATCCCGCCAGGATTACGCTTATCCGATTCTTTATCGAACTTCTGCATGACCTCTTCCGCGGTCATTTCTGCTGGTTTTGTTTGTTTTTTTTCTTCAGTCATAAAATCACATCCTCCCATATCGTAAAACTTTACAGCATCCAGAATTCATATCGTTTCATGACTGTGACTTCAACCTTTGTGCCCTGTCCGTAGAGGCTGCACAAATCGTACGTCCGCCCATGATATGTGATGTTCGGCATGGCTTGTACAGCAGTCCGAAAAGTAACAGACTGATAAGGACGATTCATAATCATTTTGAACTTTCCTTCTTCCTTCAGACTGATAAACTCTCCTTCTGAAGCATCGTAGGGAAGCCCCACACCGAAAGATTCATAGATTGTATGAGTCATGGTCATATCGTGCGGACCATTGATACGAAAATATTCGTCGCAGGGAGTTTGTTGTACGGAATGCTTGTAATGATAGCGCCACTCCTCCCCAGGGTGGGTCTGCAGGACAATCGGTTCGCCCTTTTCAGGCAGGATCGTCAGGACATCCTGCGTTCCGTACCAGACCGCTCCGC
Proteins encoded in this window:
- a CDS encoding DUF340 domain-containing protein, whose protein sequence is MKEYNLAETFVILLLMGALSMISNTMSSHVGILEAIPGMLILIAICMAGIALGKYMPGHIPGVAYVVTLGCILTCPGFPGADIINFYMKKVGFVALCTVILAYAGVSIGKDMDAFRHTGWRIMILSCVIFMGTYLGSAIIAQVILKAIGQI
- a CDS encoding DUF3100 domain-containing protein, encoding MKNIKLHVIVAIMIAIAELIGVKSFQVGPGKVVLLPMLYALILGVLTTPSFLKITKQKDMEDAGSLIGLTLMLLMARYGTLVGPTLPKIISSSPALILQEFGNLGTCLLGVPLAVALGLKRETIGAAHSVAREPNVALIGERYGLDSPEGRGVMGVYISGTVFGTIFVGLMASFLAGLGIFHPYALAMAAGVGSASMMTAAVGSLSVIYPEMTDQLAAFGAASNMLSGLDGIYMSIWLALPLTEFLYKKCCILKYGHVLTKEEEQE
- the thiC gene encoding phosphomethylpyrimidine synthase ThiC, producing the protein MQTQRQAALDGKITDAMAEVARQENLDPEVIRERVAKGTVAICANINHTNLVPRGVGEGLSTKVNANIGTSSAFPDPEPELKKLKAAIDAGADAVMDLSTGNNIDASRRAIIKNSTVMVGTVPIYQATVAAIKAHGKVTDMTKDDIFQVIEEQAKDGADFMTMHCGITRQALKTLIDEGREMDIVSRGGSFLSGWMLANGKENPFYEYFDEILDICARYDVTISLGDGCRPGCLADATDRTQITELINLGSLTQRAWKRGVQVMVEGPGHVPYNQIATNMQLEKRLCHGAPFYVLGPLVTDIAPGYDHITSAIGGTLAAVNGADFLCYVTPAEHLGLPDINDVREGVIAARIAGHAADVAKGLPSAVAQDLAMARARKKLDWDAQLKLAIDPVKATEFRKAKNKSTDEYCSMCGDYCAVRIISEYLDKVKEEKKKQK
- a CDS encoding amidohydrolase yields the protein MHKYFADGSVGITNKEAMKQKVFEEIDQAAEELKAYAASVAAEPEFGFKEFKTSEKVQAQFDKLGIPYRSGLAITGVKGILKGSKPGPTIAILGELDAIGCPEHPMANPDTGAAHACGHHMQQSAMLAAAYGLVRSGVMKDLAGNVVFFAVPAEEYVQLAYRKKLVKEGKLHYIHGKGELIYEGEFDDIDMAMQIHSRKNTPEPTVAIGSSSNGFIGKTIQYIGKAAHAADAPDQGINALNAAMLGIMGINSLRETFRDDDHIRVHPIITKGGDLVNNVPDDVRIETYVRGATMEAIDRTHKKVDAALRAGGMAIGAQVKIDTLPGQLPLICNPTLNDLFAENAKTAMPDVKIIDAGHFSASTDMGDVSHLMPAIHPFIGGTDGLLHGADFKVVNFKAAALLPGKAFAGMIIDLLSDNAAKAKALLKDYKPALTKEEYIAKLDSYFSDK